The Amycolatopsis sp. DG1A-15b genome contains the following window.
GCCGCCGAACTCGGCTTCGGGGACCGGTTCACGCTGGCCCGCAAGCTTTCCGGGGCGGGCCGCACGATCGCGTACGCGCTCGACGTCGCCCTCCGGTCCACTGTGGAGCCGCCGAAGACGCGCTTCGGACGGCGCCCGGCCCGGACGCCGCTCGCCGAAAACGTGGTGCTGCACGGCAACGAGGTGGCGCTGGCCCGCGACGCCGTCCCGGCGAAGGACCCGGCGCTGCTGCTGCGGGTCGCCGCGGCGTCGGCGCGCACGGGCAAGCCGATCGCGCTCGGCACGCTCAAGGCACTGGCTGAGTCCGCACCGGAGCTGCGGACCCCGTGGCCGGCCGAGGCGCTGAACGCGCTGGTCGAGCTGCTGGGTGCGGGGAGGGCCTGGTCGACGCGGTCGAATCGCTCGACCGCACCGGATTGTGGTCCCGGCTGTTCCCGGAGTGGGGCGCGGTCCGCGACCTGCCGCCGCGCTCGCCGGTGCACCAGTGGACGGTCGACCGGCACCTGATCCGCACCTGCGTCGAGGCGGCCAAGCTGACCACCACGGTGTCGCGCCCCGACCTGCTGCTGATCGGCGCGCTGCTGCACGACATCGGGAAGGGCCGCGAAGCCGACCACTCGGAGCTGGGCGCCAAGATCTCCCTGCAGGTCGCGACCCGGCTGGGGCTCACCCCGGCCGACGCGGCGACGGTGTCGGCGATGGTCCGCCACCACCTCCTGCTGCCGCACACGGCGACGCGGCGCGACATCAGCGAACCGGCCACGGTGGCGCGGGTGGTCAAGACCCTGGACAGCGACCTCGTCCTGGTCGAGCTGCTGCACGCGCTGACCCGGGCCGACTCGCTGGCCACCGGCCCGGGAGTCTGGACGGACTGGAAGGCGCGCCTGCTGGCGGAGCTGGCGTCGGGCTGCGAAGAAGTGTTGCACGGCACGGGGTTCACGGCCCCGGAACCGATGGACGACGAACAGCGCGAGCTCGTCGCGGCGGCCGTGGCGTCGGGGACGGGCGAGATCCGGATCAGCTCGCACGGCAAGGTGGTCACGGTCGTGCTGGCGGTCCCGGCCCGGGCGGAGCTCCTGGCCCCGGCGGCCGGCGTGCTGGCCCTGAATTCCCTCGAGGTCCATTCGGCGGTCCTGCGCGGTCACGACGGCGGCCGGGCGGGCGTGTTCACGGCGTCCCCAAAGTTCGGGTCGTTGCCGGACGCGACGCTGCTGCGGGAGCAGTTCGCCCGCGCGGTGGCGGGCACGCTGCCGCTGACCCAGCGGCTGGCCGCGAAGGAACGCGACTACGGCGTACCGGCCGAGGCCCCGGTCGCGCCGAAGGTGGTCTGGTTCGACGACGAGACGACGGGCCCGGACACGGTGGTCCTGGAGCTGCGCGCGGCCGACCGGATCGGCCTGCTGTTCCGGGTGGCGGGCGCCTTGCGCCGGTGCGACGCGGAGGTCCGCTGGGCGAAGGCGTCGACGCTGGGTGGCGCGGTGGTGGACTCGTTCGCGGTGACCCCCCGGAGCGGGCGCATCGAGCCGGGCTGGCGGCGTGAAGTGGAACAGGCGGTCCTGGCCGCGGCTTCCTAGCGGCGGCGGGGGAGCCGACGCCGGATGCGCGGCGAGGGTGAGCACCTTCGCGGCGCACCCGGCGCGGCCTTCAGGCGGGGGCGCCGAGCCAGCGGCGGAGTGCTTCGTCCAGTCCTGGCCCGCCGTCCCACGCGACGTACCCGTCGGGCCGGACGAGCCGAGGTGCCGCCCCCTCGCGGCCCTCGACCCGCCCGGCCCACCCCGCCGGCACGGTGGCGCCGACCAGGACCGCGCGGCCGTCCGGGCTGGCCGGGACGTCGGTCGCGCGGCCGGTGATCCCCGGGTACGTCACCCCGATGCCCGACAGCTCCGCGGCGACCGCCCGGCGCGCCTCGGGCACGGCCAGCAGCTCCGTGACCACCGCCCGGACCGCCACCGCGTCCGGGTCGGGGACGCCGAGGACCGCCTGGGCGCGCGTACTGACCAGCACGCGGGCCGCGATCGGGTGACGCTCGTCGTGGTAGCTGTCGAGCAGGCCGTCCGGTGCCGTGCCGTGGACGGTGGCGGCCAGCTTCCAGCCCAGGTTCACCGCGTCCTGCAGGCCCAGGTTGAGCCCCTGGCCGCCGACCGGGAGGTGGATGTGCGCGGCGTCGCCCGCGAACAGCACCCGGCCGTGGCGGTACCGCTCCAGCTGCCGGGACGCGTCGCCGAACCGCGACGCCCACAGCACTTCTCCGACGACGACCCCGGATCCGTGCGCGGCGGTCAGCGCGCGCTGCACTTCGCCGGCGGTGACCGCCGCGTCGCGGTCGAGGCGTTGCTGCTCCTCGCCGAAGACGATCGTGCGGTAGCGACCGCCGGACAGCGGCAGCAGGTAGCCCGACCCCGAGGACGGCAGCTGCCAGTCCTCCGCGAGTCCGGTGGGCTTGGCGGCGAGGGTGATGTCCGCGACGACCAGCGAAATCCGGGCCGAACGGCCGGGGAACGCGGCGCCCATGAGCGTCCGGACCGTGCTGTGCCCGCCGTCGGCGGCGACCAGCCAGCCGGCCCGGTGCTCGCGCCCGCCCGCGGTGACCGTGACGCCGTCGTCGTCCTGCGCCACGGCGGTGACGGCCGCGTCGCGCAGCACCGGCGTGCGCAGCCGCGCCTCGATCGCCGCCGCGACGTGGGCTTGTTCCACGCCGAGCTGGTACGGGAAGCACGTCGGCAGGTCGGTGTAGTCGATCGGGACGCCGGAGAAGTGCCCGGCGGGCAGCTTCGCCCGCACGTGCGGCTCGATCGCGGCGAGCAGGCCGCGGTCGGCCAGCACCTCGACCGACCGGGGCTGCAGGCCCAGCGCTTTCGACTGCGTGGCGCGCTCGGCGTCGCGCTCGAGGACCAGGACGTCGACGCCGGCGCGCTCCAGCTCGAACGCCGTCAGCAGGCCGGTCGGGCCCGCGCCCGCGACCAGGACGTCAGGCATCGAGGTTCTCCTTGCGGAGGTACCAGACGTGCCAGGCGATCAGCAGGGCCAGCGCGCCGAACCAGGTCACGTTGGTGACCAGCGCGATGAGGTCGATCGGCAGCGTGTAGACGAGCACGACGTGCACCACCGCGCTGACCAGCAGCACCGTGCCCCAGGCAGCCGTGTTGATCCGCAGGCCGCGCCGGAACCGGGCGTCGGTGTCCCAGCGAGCCGCCCACGCGTCCGCTCCTTCGGCGCCGCGCTTGACTTCGGCGATCGTGCGGCCGAGCGTCAGCTGCGCCGGGCGGCCGACGAAGACCGTCACCAGCATCCACGCACCGAACAGGCCGCCCAGCGCCGCTGTCCAGCCTTCCCGGATCACCAGCGTGCGCGGGTCGTCCGACAGCAGGCCGAGCACAACCGACAGCACCAGCACGCTCAGCGTGACCAGGGCGACGAGGTCGACCTTCCGGTTGCGGGCGATGGTCCAGAGCACGTACGGCGCGGCCACCAGAACGCCCGCCATCAGCGCCCACCACTGGCTCACCCCCGCGGCGCGCAGGCCGTAGAACAGCGCCATCGGCACGATCACTTCGAACACCACGTTCCGCACGTTGGCGCGGACGACCCGGCGCAGGCCGGCGTCGGGTTCGGTCTTCTGCTCGATCATCATGCGGATCCCCCAGCGGATTCGGGTGCGGTCGCCCGCACGTACAGGTCGGCGAGCTCACGGCCGATGCGCGCGAGCTCGGCGGGTTCGGGCACGTTCGCCGCCGCGGTGGCGACGACGGCATCGAGCCCGGCGGTGAAGGACAGCGCCGCGGTCCGGGCGTCGAAGGCGCCGAAGGCGCCGGCCGCCTGCCCGGTGCGGAAGTGCTCTTCGAACAGCGCGAGCCGCCCGTTGACGGCGTCACTCTGCGAGCCGGCGTTCTTGACCAGGTCGATCAGCGCGCGGACCTCGGTGGGGTGCTCGCCGACGAGGTCGACGTTCGCCTCGACGTAGGCACGCAGCTGCGCGACGTGCCCGACGGCGGCGTCGATGCGCGGCTGCATGAACGCCCCGGTGATCTCTTCGATCTCGGTGACGCACGCCTTGAGCAGGTCTTCCTTGCCCGCGAAGTGGTAGCTGATCATGCCGGTGCTCGACAGGCCGGCGTGCTTCGCGATCCGGCTGAACGACGCCTTGAGGTAGCCGGCTTCGGCGATCACGGCGATCGCGGCCCGCACGATCTGGGCCCGCCGGCCGGACTCGGTGAACGTTCTTGCTCGCATGAGCAAAATTTAGCTCAGTCGAGCAAATCTGACAAGTTGCCTGGTCAGAGCCGGTTTTTGCGGTGGGTCAGGCGGACGCGGTGCCTTCGACGACCTGGTTGCGGCCGGCGTCCTTGGCCCGGTACAGGGCCTTGTCGGCGGCCTGCAGCAGCCGGTCGACGGCCGTGCCGCCGTCCGGGTAGGTCGCGACGCCGATGGAGGCGGACAGGCCGCCGATCGCGCGGATGTGGCTGCCGTCCTCGTACTCGACCCGCAGGGATTCGATCGCCGAGCGGATGCGCTCGGCCACCGCGAGCACGGCCGCCGGCCCGATGTCGGGCAGCAGGACGACGAACTCCTCGCCGCCGAAGCGGCCGACCGAGTCGTAGTCGCGGACGGCGCTCTTGATCGTCGCCGCGACGGCGCGCAGCACGGTGTCGCCCGCGAGGTGCCCGTGCTCGTCGTTGATCAGCTTGAAGTAGTCCAGGTCGATCATCAGCACGCCGAACGTGCTGCGCTTGCTGCGCTGGGCCCGGGCCAGTTCGCGTGAAGCGAGCAGGTGCCACCCGGTCGTGTTGAACAGGCCGGTCTTCTCGTCGGTCGTCGCGGCGATCTCCAGCTGCTTGATGAGCACGGCCCGGTGCAGCACCAGCAGCGGCGGCACGATCGCGACGGCGAGCGCGGGCAGTGTCGCCAGCGTCAACGCCGTGAGCAGGCCCAGGCAGAGCGTCGCGACCTCGAGGAGGTTGTCGCCGAGGCCGCCGAAGAACGCCTTGACCGTGCGTTTGGTGATCGTCAGCGCCGGGACGATGGTGATCGCCGAGACCAGGAAGTACGTCACCGCGGCCAGCGTGATGGCGGTGACGCCGCGCCAGCCCGCCGTCAGCGCGGCGTACATGTCCGGGACGCCGAGGCGGCCCAGGACGAGCTCGGCCGAGTAGCAGGTGATGACGACCAGTGTCGCGTTCAGCGTCATCCGGAACGGCGGCACGCGCTTCATCCGCGCGAGGCTGCGCGTCGCGAGGTGCAGGTACAGGACGGCGATCAGCGCCGTGACGAACGCGGGCGGCAGGAGCAGCACGCCGGCGAACGTCCAGACCGACGTCAGGTTGATGTGCGGGGTGTCGGACACCAGCCGCCGGACGCGTTCGATCTTCCGCCCCAGCTCGGCCTGCAGAACGCCGAGGCAGGAGAGAACGGCCAAGACGACCAGGTCCCACCCGCGCGCGGGCACGCCGACGGCGGCCAGAACGGTGGCGGCGAGCGCCACGGACTCGACGAGGAAGCAGTAGAAGACCAGTGACCCGCGCTGCCGCCAGAGGGTCCAGTGAGCAGGGTTCAGCGCCCCACGGATCCGTCCCGCGCGGGGTTGGGCCGGACGGGCGCCGTCCATACTCAAGGCGGTGCAACTCCCCTGGGTGATCCGACGATCCGCATCCACCCCACCACACCGGGCGCCCGCGATCGATGATTGCCACACGTTCGGAGCAGCGAAGGGAGGCCGCCGTCATGCGCAACCGCGAATCCTGAGCCTCCGCGTCCCGAAGCCCGCCCGAACCGCCGGAGGGAGGCAGTCGTGCGTAATCGCGAGTCCTGAGCCGCTGTGACTGCTGTTTGCCGTGCTGAGAGGAGTGCTGTCGTGCGTAATCGCGAGTCGTGAGGCTGCGCTGTCCGCCACCACGTGCCGAGAGGAGGGCTGTCGTGCGTAATCGCGAGTCCTGAGCCGCTGTGACTGCTGTTTGCCGTGCCGAGAGGAGAGCTGCTGTGCGTAACCGCGAGTCCTGAGTCGCCGTGACCTCTGTTCGCCTGTGTCCGAGAGGAGGGCTGTCGTGCGTAACCGCGAGTCCTGAGCTTCCGTGCCCCTGTTCGCCCGTGCCCGAGAGGAGAGCTGCTGTGCGCAACCGCGAGTCCTGAACCGACGCCCACCCGGCCGACCACACGCCCGAAGGAGAAGCCCCGTGCGCAACCGCGAGTCCTGACCCCAGCCGTGCACCCCGTCCGTTCCCACCCCAGAGAGGAATCGTCACCATGCGCAACCGTGAGTCGTGAATTCCCGCCGGAGGAGGATCCGGCCAACCCGCATCCGCGGGCCGGGGTGGGACCGCTCAGGCGGTCGCGCCGCCGTCGACCACCAGGTCGTGCCCCACGGTGAACGCGGCTTCGTCCGAAGCCAGCCACAACACCGCGGCGGCCACTTCGGCGGTGGCACCCACCCGGCCCAGCGGAATCGCGTTCTTCAACCGCTCGGCGCGGCCGGCGTCCGTCTCGCCGGGGCGCCGGGACATGTCCGTGTCGGTCGCGCCCGGGCTGACGGCGTTGATGCGGACGCCGTCGGCGATGTGGTCGCGCGCCGCCGTCCTGGTCAGCGCGCTCACCGCGGCCTTCGACGCCGCGTAGGCCGCCATGTTCGGCAGCCTGCCGTGCGCGCCGATGTTCGACGCCATGTTGACGATCGCGCCGCCGCCGTGCGCCCGCATGTGCGCGACCTCGTGCTTCAAGCACAGCCACGTCCCGGTGACGTTCGTGCCCATCACCGCACCGAAGTCGTCCTCGCCGAGGTCCGCGGCCGCCGCCGGCGACCCGAGGATGCCCGCGTTGTTGAACGCGACGTCCAGCCCGCCGTGCCGCGCGACGACCGTCTCCACCATCCGCGCCACGTCCGCGGAGTCGGTCACGTCGACGGTCACCGCACTCGCGTCACCGCCGATTTCCTGCACGGCCGCATCGAGCCGCTG
Protein-coding sequences here:
- a CDS encoding FAD-dependent oxidoreductase; the encoded protein is MPDVLVAGAGPTGLLTAFELERAGVDVLVLERDAERATQSKALGLQPRSVEVLADRGLLAAIEPHVRAKLPAGHFSGVPIDYTDLPTCFPYQLGVEQAHVAAAIEARLRTPVLRDAAVTAVAQDDDGVTVTAGGREHRAGWLVAADGGHSTVRTLMGAAFPGRSARISLVVADITLAAKPTGLAEDWQLPSSGSGYLLPLSGGRYRTIVFGEEQQRLDRDAAVTAGEVQRALTAAHGSGVVVGEVLWASRFGDASRQLERYRHGRVLFAGDAAHIHLPVGGQGLNLGLQDAVNLGWKLAATVHGTAPDGLLDSYHDERHPIAARVLVSTRAQAVLGVPDPDAVAVRAVVTELLAVPEARRAVAAELSGIGVTYPGITGRATDVPASPDGRAVLVGATVPAGWAGRVEGREGAAPRLVRPDGYVAWDGGPGLDEALRRWLGAPA
- a CDS encoding glucose 1-dehydrogenase; translation: MGARFAGKVVLVTGGGSGIGRATARAFADEGATVVVAGRDRQRLDAAVQEIGGDASAVTVDVTDSADVARMVETVVARHGGLDVAFNNAGILGSPAAAADLGEDDFGAVMGTNVTGTWLCLKHEVAHMRAHGGGAIVNMASNIGAHGRLPNMAAYAASKAAVSALTRTAARDHIADGVRINAVSPGATDTDMSRRPGETDAGRAERLKNAIPLGRVGATAEVAAAVLWLASDEAAFTVGHDLVVDGGATA
- a CDS encoding GGDEF domain-containing protein, encoding MDGARPAQPRAGRIRGALNPAHWTLWRQRGSLVFYCFLVESVALAATVLAAVGVPARGWDLVVLAVLSCLGVLQAELGRKIERVRRLVSDTPHINLTSVWTFAGVLLLPPAFVTALIAVLYLHLATRSLARMKRVPPFRMTLNATLVVITCYSAELVLGRLGVPDMYAALTAGWRGVTAITLAAVTYFLVSAITIVPALTITKRTVKAFFGGLGDNLLEVATLCLGLLTALTLATLPALAVAIVPPLLVLHRAVLIKQLEIAATTDEKTGLFNTTGWHLLASRELARAQRSKRSTFGVLMIDLDYFKLINDEHGHLAGDTVLRAVAATIKSAVRDYDSVGRFGGEEFVVLLPDIGPAAVLAVAERIRSAIESLRVEYEDGSHIRAIGGLSASIGVATYPDGGTAVDRLLQAADKALYRAKDAGRNQVVEGTASA
- a CDS encoding TetR/AcrR family transcriptional regulator, with the protein product MRARTFTESGRRAQIVRAAIAVIAEAGYLKASFSRIAKHAGLSSTGMISYHFAGKEDLLKACVTEIEEITGAFMQPRIDAAVGHVAQLRAYVEANVDLVGEHPTEVRALIDLVKNAGSQSDAVNGRLALFEEHFRTGQAAGAFGAFDARTAALSFTAGLDAVVATAAANVPEPAELARIGRELADLYVRATAPESAGGSA
- a CDS encoding VC0807 family protein, whose protein sequence is MMIEQKTEPDAGLRRVVRANVRNVVFEVIVPMALFYGLRAAGVSQWWALMAGVLVAAPYVLWTIARNRKVDLVALVTLSVLVLSVVLGLLSDDPRTLVIREGWTAALGGLFGAWMLVTVFVGRPAQLTLGRTIAEVKRGAEGADAWAARWDTDARFRRGLRINTAAWGTVLLVSAVVHVVLVYTLPIDLIALVTNVTWFGALALLIAWHVWYLRKENLDA